A genomic segment from Manduca sexta isolate Smith_Timp_Sample1 chromosome 13, JHU_Msex_v1.0, whole genome shotgun sequence encodes:
- the LOC115449935 gene encoding LOW QUALITY PROTEIN: uncharacterized protein LOC115449935 (The sequence of the model RefSeq protein was modified relative to this genomic sequence to represent the inferred CDS: inserted 1 base in 1 codon; deleted 1 base in 1 codon), translated as MLPSLRTPRCRTTDGEFEEIQCDNEIVSSCWCVDAAGFEVPGTRAPAAGLVNCTRAAPCAAHTCRMLCPLGFELDSRGCPLCKCRDPCTSVTCPGQLSCQLEEAPCLRPPCPPVPTCKRGRSLQNICPVGEPLLISETSRPFLCGTDPGKPNCPPLYRCLVESGNDYGVCCPASLELQKAGTCPAPTTTDLECGTPCAHDLECPSMQKCCDGGECGRHCTLPHNVTMCTQQKMLAELLVVSEKEGKGYVPQCKDDGSFESKQCSRNGLVCWCVDTDGNKLRGSMGPSASVHCSPTPLAARSGARSLTSCARALCAGICEYGYKSGPDGCPSCECDDPCAGFPCGEGEECVRVKDAECSGEFCTGYPVCRPKVSYENPCELGVPAADDDGSVVQCGAESDCPGGHVCTHTRRSSSAVCCPDPHYADNSNDTDVMEINFEACGSEAEALCGLNSTISCPEGDCENDLVCCSTVGCGPVCIDPAKMRLQADRVDDTPTMCEYLRDFDEKMEGTVDGMKLALPPPTCKPDGSFNSQQCAGGRCWCVDSFGTEIPETTTHNASSVDCDKVRDELSCLELTCRMGCDYGFELGAGRCPTCRCRDPCSGVTCPAGRACATVDVACDADYCPPVPACLPKKSGQCPYLVPSNGACEWSCRSDAECGHGERCCATGCGTACTEPVHQTACQQRRALALHTAVESGNPPAWTWVPDCKEDGTYQQVQCRRSDKTCWCVDTAGNEVPGTRTTNSTPNCDAPHKCPNPGCNDVIVCSHGQELDDKGCPTCDCRDPCAEAKCKPDETCELVPLDCEGDMCPPLARCAPSPQCPGGVDPLQAPDDSGALICGPSAAACPSTHACRFAPHDSRPSVCCPKPRTVCFESKDEGSCADGQVLNTTRWHFNHERNRCERFKYHGCSGNHNNFRTKEECNAVCPVEGETAKLRKNRKSGRNPNNDQVLSPCERLREKNEATAQKYGKGTFIPVCDASGVWEPVQCMSHIDVCWCVSARGEPLKGSLVRGAKPSCNFRQARKWVPRDPMDERARADEVLEELIRQMTAYRVDEFDEEDELDNIDLEIEGRDEPEAXKQEMKDEAILVSEVVEPKLADTTRKMEKPLVVEEKIVFKTKCQMIQEEIENGAEGHRPRCLSDGSFSPRQCARGRCWCVDAAGQRRQNVPTVPDLPSPDPCEPTQIESAILELELIGAENAVAQQAAAALTDKLAALGARVPVSVAKDRGTVKLRVSLSGPRAVDRVYFIENAVKQEKLAGVSKSGEAGILGADVIRSEYRLSASTPPAMQQREILSESTVSAATSYHTALIVLAATSAFIISVLCVLVMLYRARLQREPHKAERFLPPAPPVYVLSADEKAELARVLHAPPPPVLPQEEDHTKV; from the exons ATGCTGCCGTCCCTCAGGACGCCGCGGTGTCGAACCACAGATGGAGAGTTTGAAGAGATCCAGTGTGATAACGAGATCGTCAGCTCTTGTTGGTGCGTCGATGCTGCTGGATTTGAG GTTCCCGGCACCCGTGCGCCGGCAGCTGGTCTCGTGAACTGCACTAGAGCAGCTCCCTGCGCCGCCCACACTTGCCGCATGCTGTGCCCTCTCGGCTTTGAGCTTGATTCCCGAGGCTGTCCGCTGTGCAAGTGCAGGGATCCCTGTACGTCTGTCACTTGTCCTGGACAGCTGTCTTGTCAGTTGGAGGAGGCGCCCTGTCTCAGACCACCTTGCCCGCCTGTACCTACTT GTAAAAGAGGCAGAAGTTTACAAAACATATGTCCAGTAGGAGAGCCTCTACTAATATCAGAAACAAGCAGACCGTTCCTTTGCGGAACAGACCCTGGAAAACCAAATTGCCCGCCGCTCTACCGTTGTCTTGTCGAATCag GAAATGACTACGGCGTCTGCTGCCCTGCATCCCTTGAACTCCAAAAAGCTGGTACATGCCCAGCACCGACGACCACTGACTTGGAATGTGGGACTCCATGCGCCCATGATCTTGAGTGTCCGTCAATGCAAAAGTGTTGCGATGGAGGAGAGTGTGGTCGTCATTGCACGCTACCACACAACGTGACCATGTGCACTCAACAGAAAATGCTCGCTGAGTTGTTGGTGGTCAGTGAGAAGGAAGGCAAGGGATACGTGCCTCAGTGCAAGGACGATGGCTCGTTTGAGTCGAAGCAGTGCTCGAGGAATGGTTTAGTGTGTTG GTGCGTAGACACAGATGGCAACAAGCTCCGCGGGTCCATGGGCCCCTCGGCCTCCGTACACTGTTCTCCCACCCCTCTCGCTGCCCGCAGCGGTGCCCGTAGCCTCACCTCCTGCGCCCGGGCCCTCTGCGCTGGCATCTGCGAGTACGGATACAAGTCCGGCCCTGATGGCTGCCCTTCTTGCGAGTGTGATGACCCGTGTGCTGGTTTCCCTTGTGGAGAAGGCGAGGAGTGCGTCAGGGTTAAGGACGCTGAGTGTTCTGGAGAGTTCTGTACTGGATATCCTGTGT GTCGTCCTAAAGTATCATACGAGAACCCGTGTGAGCTAGGCGTCCCAGCGGCAGATGACGACGGCTCCGTGGTCCAGTGTGGTGCGGAGTCAGACTGCCCCGGAGGTCATGTGTGCACTCACACGAGACGTAGCTCCTCTGCCGTCTGTTGCCCAGATCCTCATTACGCTGATAACTCGAATGATACTGATGTTATGgag ATAAACTTCGAAGCCTGCGGTTCAGAAGCCGAGGCGCTCTGCGGTCTGAATTCAACCATTAGTTGTCCAGAGGGCGACTGCGAGAACGACCTGGTTTGCTGCTCCACTGTCGGCTGTGGGCCCGTGTGTATCGATCCTGCCAAGATGCGACTACAAGCCGACCGCGTCGACGATACGCCTACTA TGTGTGAGTACTTACGGGACTTCGACGAGAAGATGGAAGGCACGGTGGATGGTATGAAACTTGCCCTTCCACCGCCCACATGCAAGCCTGACGGTTCGTTCAACTCTCAACAATGCGCTGGTGGAAGATGTTGGTGCGTCGACTCCTTCGGTACCGAGATTCCTGAGACCACCACACACAACGCGTCTTCCGTAGATTGTGATAA AGTCCGAGATGAGCTATCCTGCCTGGAGCTGACATGCCGCATGGGATGTGACTACGGGTTCGAGCTGGGTGCCGGCAGATGTCCCACGTGCAGATGTCGGGACCCCTGCTCCGGTGTTACCTGTCCAGCAGGACGCGCCTGCGCCACTGTCGATGTGGCTTGCGATGCTGATTACTGCCCGCCGGTGCCAGCGT GCCTACCAAAGAAATCCGGCCAGTGCCCGTATCTGGTGCCTTCAAACGGCGCGTGTGAATGGTCGTGTAGAAGTGACGCGGAATGTGGTCATGGCGAGCGCTGTTGTGCTACAGGCTGCGGGACTGCTTGTACTGAGCCTGTGCATCAAACAGCTTGCCAACAGAGAAG AGCCTTGGCGCTTCACACGGCTGTAGAGAGCGGTAACCCACCAGCCTGGACGTGGGTGCCTGACTGCAAGGAAGACGGCACCTATCAACAGGTGCAGTGCAGGAGGTCGGACAAAACGTGTTGGTGCGTCGATACTGCTGGAAACGAG GTTCCTGGAACCCGCACAACCAACTCCACTCCCAACTGCGACGCTCCCCACAAATGCCCGAACCCTGGCTGCAACGATGTGATAGTCTGCTCCCACGGCCAAGAACTCGATGACAAGGGTTGTCCGACATGTGACTGCAGAGATCCCTGCGCTGAGGCCAAGTGCAAGCCAGATGAGACTTGCGAACTGGTGCCTTTAGATTGTGAG GGTGACATGTGCCCACCGCTAGCTCGCTGCGCCCCGTCACCACAATGCCCCGGAGGGGTGGATCCTCTCCAAGCTCCTGACGACTCAGGCGCTCTGATCTGCGGCCCCAGCGCCGCCGCCTGTCCCTCAACACATGCGTGTAGATTCGCGCCACACGACTCGAGACCT TCGGTCTGCTGCCCTAAACCAC GTACAGTATGTTTCGAGAGCAAAGACGAGGGTAGCTGCGCTGACGGACAGGTCCTCAACACCACCAGGTGGCACTTCAACCATGAGCGCAACCGGTGCGAGCGGTTCAAGTACCATGGTTGCTCTGGCAACCACAATAACTTTAGGACCAAGGAAGAGTGTAACGCTGTATGTCCGG TTGAAGGCGAAACTGCGAAATTGAGAAAAAATAGGAAAAGTGGAAGGAATCCAAATAACGATCAAG TATTGAGCCCGTGCGAGCGATTACGCGAGAAGAACGAAGCTACAGCACAAAAGTACGGCAAGGGCACGTTCATACCAGTGTGCGACGCGAGTGGTGTCTGGGAACCTGTACAGTGCATGTCCCACATCG ATGTATGCTGGTGTGTAAGCGCCAGAGGCGAACCCTTGAAGGGTTCTCTGGTGCGCGGTGCAAAGCCCTCTTGCAACTTCAGACAAGCACGCAAGTGGGTGCCACGGGACCCAATGGACGAAAGGGCTAGGGCTGATGAAG TACTAGAAGAGCTGATCAGACAAATGACAGCGTATCGAGTGGACGAATTCGATGAGGAAGATGAATTAGACAATATTGATTTAGAAATCGAAGGTAGAGATGAGCCCGAAG ACAAGCAGGAGATGAAAGATGAAGCGATTCTTGTATCTGAAGTAGTTGAACCTAAACTAGCAGACACAACAAGAAAAATGGAGAAACCTCTTGTAGTTGAAGAAAAGATTGTTTTCAAAACTAAATGTCAGATGATACAAGAAGAAATTGAGAATG GAGCAGAAGGCCACCGTCCCAGATGTTTGTCAGACGGATCGTTCTCGCCGCGGCAGTGCGCGCGCGGACGCTGCTGGTGCGTGGATGCAGCGGGCCAGAGAAGGCAGAACGTACCTACTGTGCCTGACCTGCCTTCGCCTGATCCTTGtg AACCAACTCAAATAGAATCAGCAATACTAGAATTGGAGCTGATCGGAGCTGAGAACGCAGTGGCACAACAGGCAGCTGCGGCGCTAACTGATAAGCTGGCGGCACTTGGGGCTCGCGTGCCGGTCTCTGTCGCTAAGGATAGGGGCACTGTGAAGCTCAGGGTCTCACTGTCTGGACCCAGAGCTGTCGACCGAgtgtattttattgaaaatgcg GTGAAACAAGAGAAACTAGCCGGTGTTAGTAAGTCTGGCGAGGCAGGCATCCTAGGGGCTGACGTCATTCGTAGCGAATACAGACTGTCCGCGTCGACGCCGCCCGCCATGCAGCAGAGGGAGATCCTTAGTGAATCTACG gtATCAGCAGCAACATCATATCACACAGCCCTAATAGTTCTAGCTGCTACATCAGCATTTATCATAAGTGTGTTATGCGTCCTTGTGATGCTGTACCGAGCCAGGCTGCAGAGAGAACCTCATAAAGCCGAGAGGTTCCTCCCTCCAGCGCCGCCCGTCTACGTGTTATCAGCTGATGAGAAGGCGGAACTAGCGAGGGTGTTACACGCCCCGCCTCCCCCAGTACTACCACAAGAAGAAGACCATACGAAAGTATAA